In a genomic window of Roseiflexus castenholzii DSM 13941:
- a CDS encoding AraC family transcriptional regulator, which translates to MQQIADRQAERRAREAQSHREELVERIARAIRQDGEIEPLPGLHFFRLSATRGLVHSVSRPAFCIIAQGSKELFLGDRHYRYDPYHYLLVTVDLPGVSRVLEVSPTRPYLSLRIDLSPALVGAVMAESGYTAPPSVARVGAVDVSLLDGELLDAVVRLVRLTEAPAADVQALKPLIVREIVYRLLVGDQGARLRHLAGVGGSISHIARAVECIRRNFHQPLRIEQLAREAGMSVSGFHHYFKAVTGMTPLQFQKQLRLHEARRLMIGENLPAIDAAYRVGYQDASHFNREYKRLFGAPPLRDVQRLRDAMA; encoded by the coding sequence ATGCAGCAGATTGCCGATCGCCAGGCGGAGCGGCGCGCGCGCGAGGCGCAGTCTCATCGGGAGGAGTTAGTCGAGCGCATTGCGCGGGCGATTCGTCAGGATGGGGAGATCGAGCCATTGCCGGGGCTTCATTTCTTCCGCCTTTCCGCCACGCGCGGGCTGGTGCACAGCGTGAGTCGCCCCGCCTTTTGCATCATCGCCCAGGGGAGCAAGGAACTCTTTCTTGGCGACCGCCACTACCGCTACGACCCCTATCACTACCTGCTTGTCACTGTCGATCTGCCTGGCGTCAGTCGCGTGCTGGAGGTGTCGCCGACGCGCCCCTACCTCAGCCTGCGCATCGACCTGTCGCCGGCGCTGGTTGGCGCAGTCATGGCGGAGAGTGGGTACACCGCCCCACCGAGCGTCGCCAGAGTTGGCGCGGTGGATGTCAGTTTGCTGGATGGGGAGTTGCTCGATGCTGTCGTGCGGTTGGTGCGGCTCACCGAGGCGCCTGCCGCTGACGTACAGGCGCTCAAGCCGCTGATTGTGCGAGAAATCGTCTATCGTCTGCTGGTGGGCGATCAGGGCGCGCGGTTGCGCCATCTGGCGGGTGTGGGAGGCTCCATCTCCCACATTGCGCGCGCCGTAGAGTGCATCCGGCGGAACTTCCACCAGCCTCTGCGCATCGAGCAACTGGCGCGCGAGGCGGGCATGAGCGTCTCTGGCTTTCACCACTATTTCAAAGCCGTCACCGGCATGACGCCGCTGCAATTTCAGAAGCAACTGCGCCTGCACGAAGCGCGACGACTCATGATTGGGGAAAACCTGCCCGCGATCGACGCCGCCTACCGCGTCGGCTACCAGGACGCCTCCCATTTTAACCGGGAGTACAAACGGCTCTTCGGTGCGCCGCCGCTGCGCGATGTGCAACGGCTGCGCGACGCAATGGCGTGA
- a CDS encoding MauE/DoxX family redox-associated membrane protein, whose product MEIIIAGCQTVLSIVLLYAAYTKTRWPAALVAALRGSSLPAAVIPPLTILLPALEIGLALALLTSPPALLPWTTGSVTGMLLLFTVWIAWVYARRLPLACGCFGAVEPMVSGITLLRNIGLLLLSGAGTMLATRTPGLSLGLPIWWTALVSVGGAALAALHSRRWLCAVQ is encoded by the coding sequence ATGGAAATCATTATCGCAGGATGCCAGACTGTATTGAGCATCGTCCTGCTCTATGCTGCATACACGAAGACGCGCTGGCCCGCTGCTTTGGTTGCAGCGCTACGCGGCAGCAGTTTGCCCGCAGCGGTGATTCCTCCGCTGACGATCCTGCTTCCGGCGCTGGAGATCGGGCTGGCGCTGGCGCTACTGACGAGTCCGCCTGCGCTACTGCCGTGGACTACGGGGAGCGTTACCGGCATGCTGCTGCTCTTTACAGTCTGGATCGCGTGGGTGTACGCCCGACGATTGCCGCTCGCGTGCGGCTGTTTTGGCGCTGTCGAACCCATGGTGAGCGGCATCACCCTGCTGCGCAACATCGGACTGTTGTTGTTGAGCGGCGCCGGAACAATGCTGGCCACGCGGACGCCTGGGCTATCGCTGGGATTACCCATATGGTGGACGGCGCTGGTCTCCGTAGGCGGCGCTGCACTCGCGGCGCTGCACTCGCGGCGCTGGCTGTGCGCCGTGCAATAG
- a CDS encoding DUF2255 family protein translates to MPLWTYEELDKIGNAEELAIAPRQRNGALRKPLPVWAVRVNDNLYVRSYRGRTGAWFRAAQAIHEGRIWTGGVEKDVVFVEETDPVINDQIDVVYRATYGRSPYVTPMVTLETRATTLRMMPHIAETDAREG, encoded by the coding sequence ATGCCCTTATGGACATACGAAGAACTCGACAAGATCGGCAACGCAGAAGAGCTGGCGATTGCACCCCGGCAGCGTAACGGCGCGCTGCGCAAACCGTTGCCCGTCTGGGCGGTGCGTGTCAACGACAACCTCTACGTGCGCTCCTATCGCGGGCGCACCGGCGCCTGGTTCCGCGCCGCGCAGGCAATCCATGAAGGTCGTATTTGGACCGGCGGCGTGGAAAAGGATGTCGTCTTCGTCGAAGAGACCGATCCTGTGATCAACGATCAAATTGACGTCGTCTATCGTGCCACATACGGCCGCTCGCCGTATGTGACGCCAATGGTGACTCTTGAGACGCGGGCGACGACGCTCAGAATGATGCCGCACATAGCGGAGACTGATGCCAGGGAGGGTTGA
- a CDS encoding DUF1949 domain-containing protein — protein sequence MRAYDDAAKAVLTALPRTEKIARRWLLVTIPYAAYDQTQRLIAAHHGTVEREEFAVDVTLEVRLPEAHIAALSEALRQLTSGRASLR from the coding sequence GTGCGCGCCTATGACGATGCGGCGAAAGCCGTGCTTACGGCGCTGCCACGCACGGAAAAGATCGCCCGCCGCTGGCTCCTGGTTACCATCCCATATGCCGCTTACGACCAGACACAGCGGTTGATCGCCGCACACCACGGCACAGTCGAGCGCGAGGAGTTTGCAGTGGACGTAACGCTGGAAGTGCGCCTGCCGGAAGCGCATATCGCGGCGTTGTCCGAGGCGTTGCGGCAGTTGACGTCAGGCAGGGCATCCCTGAGGTGA
- a CDS encoding (R)-mandelonitrile lyase: protein MRIIRNGSQPSSKGSDEYFTGTVRFDPLFLAPDPARVRCVSVTFEPGARTAWHTHPLGQILIVTSGCGRAQRWGGPVEEIRAGDVVWFEPGEKHWHGASPTTAVTHIAIQEALDGQFVEWMEHVSDEQYQG, encoded by the coding sequence ATGCGGATCATCCGAAATGGATCGCAGCCTTCCAGTAAAGGCTCAGACGAATATTTTACCGGCACAGTGCGCTTCGATCCATTGTTCCTGGCGCCGGATCCAGCGCGCGTGCGCTGCGTCAGCGTCACCTTCGAGCCGGGCGCCCGCACCGCCTGGCACACCCACCCGCTGGGGCAGATTCTGATTGTGACGTCCGGCTGCGGTCGCGCGCAACGCTGGGGCGGACCGGTGGAAGAGATACGGGCGGGTGATGTGGTCTGGTTCGAGCCGGGCGAGAAACACTGGCACGGCGCATCGCCAACCACGGCGGTGACTCACATCGCCATCCAGGAAGCGCTCGACGGTCAATTCGTTGAGTGGATGGAACACGTGAGCGATGAGCAGTACCAAGGTTAA
- a CDS encoding MFS transporter produces the protein MHWLYGEMASAMPKPRLSIWRHRDFLLLWSATAVSQLGTQITFLALPFIAVTLLDASPLDTSILAMLGWAPMITLGLVAGAIVDRMRRQPLLIGCDVARALAVAAIPITYLAGWLSLWHLYATVLITGLFSTLFDLAYQARLPTLVARDDLIAANSGLELAQSGTRIIGPGLTGALIAVFTAPVAILFDALSYLASALLLLGIRQPEPPLVAAPRAGSVTHVLRREMREGMVSLWRQPLLRTLLGATLGLSIGWALVEGILMFYIVRTLALPAEAAGAVFSIGNIGLLIAAALASQVTRRWGLGPVIVGAAGLQTLGLALLALAPLAPLALLTTGYLMRAAGVVLYNLSHLTLRQSITPLHLLGRVSAAVRVLGWASIPVGLVAGGWLATLSGPSVAIWSGAAFSALALVPLALGRIWQVRTAPAPAP, from the coding sequence ATGCACTGGCTGTACGGCGAAATGGCTTCCGCGATGCCCAAACCACGACTATCCATCTGGCGTCATCGTGATTTTCTCCTTCTCTGGAGCGCCACGGCGGTCAGTCAATTGGGGACGCAGATCACCTTCCTCGCTCTGCCGTTCATTGCCGTCACTCTGCTGGACGCCTCGCCGCTGGACACCAGCATCCTGGCAATGCTCGGATGGGCGCCGATGATTACGCTTGGACTGGTCGCCGGCGCCATTGTGGACCGTATGCGCCGCCAGCCGCTCCTCATTGGGTGTGATGTGGCGCGGGCGCTGGCGGTCGCCGCCATTCCCATCACGTACCTAGCCGGCTGGCTCTCTCTCTGGCATCTCTATGCGACCGTCCTGATCACCGGGCTGTTCAGCACGTTGTTCGACCTGGCCTATCAGGCGCGGCTGCCGACCCTGGTTGCGCGCGACGACCTGATCGCCGCCAATAGCGGGCTGGAACTGGCGCAGTCCGGCACACGCATCATCGGTCCCGGACTGACCGGCGCGCTGATCGCCGTCTTCACTGCGCCGGTGGCGATCTTGTTCGATGCACTGAGCTATCTGGCGTCGGCGCTGCTCCTCCTGGGAATCCGCCAGCCGGAACCGCCGCTCGTCGCGGCGCCCCGCGCGGGATCGGTGACACACGTGCTACGCCGGGAGATGCGTGAAGGCATGGTCAGTCTCTGGCGTCAACCGTTGCTGCGCACGCTGCTCGGCGCCACATTGGGCTTGAGCATCGGCTGGGCGCTGGTGGAGGGAATTCTCATGTTCTACATCGTGCGCACGCTAGCGCTGCCAGCGGAGGCGGCTGGCGCGGTCTTCAGCATTGGAAACATCGGGTTGCTGATCGCCGCCGCCCTCGCCAGCCAGGTGACGCGACGCTGGGGCTTGGGTCCGGTCATTGTCGGCGCGGCCGGGTTGCAGACGCTCGGACTAGCGTTGCTGGCGCTGGCGCCGCTGGCGCCGCTGGCACTGCTCACCACCGGGTATCTGATGCGGGCCGCAGGAGTCGTGCTGTACAACCTGAGCCATCTGACCCTGCGCCAAAGCATCACGCCGCTGCACCTGCTGGGACGGGTGAGCGCCGCTGTGCGCGTCCTGGGGTGGGCTAGCATTCCGGTCGGGCTGGTCGCTGGCGGCTGGCTGGCGACGCTGAGCGGGCCGTCAGTCGCAATCTGGAGCGGCGCCGCGTTCAGCGCGCTGGCGCTTGTGCCGCTGGCGCTAGGGCGGATCTGGCAGGTGCGCACTGCGCCAGCCCCCGCCCCCTGA
- a CDS encoding response regulator yields the protein MDHPLTLFLFDPHALATSAVRARLTAAPDLALLAVAPDLAALPDTAEPPAHAFLVLTDWRDGAPLTLASALRARWPRPAPVIWSAQSHPLRLVAALTAGAGGYVDVAAPLPDLLTVLRVAQRGGAACCAPTASHTNDD from the coding sequence ATGGATCACCCGTTGACGCTCTTCCTTTTCGACCCGCATGCCCTGGCGACTTCAGCGGTGCGCGCGCGGTTGACCGCCGCGCCGGATCTCGCGCTCCTGGCGGTTGCGCCCGACCTCGCCGCGCTGCCGGACACCGCCGAGCCGCCTGCCCATGCGTTTCTCGTGCTCACCGACTGGCGTGACGGCGCGCCGCTGACGCTTGCGTCCGCCCTACGCGCGCGCTGGCCGCGCCCCGCGCCGGTGATCTGGAGCGCGCAGTCGCATCCGCTGCGCCTGGTCGCGGCGCTCACCGCAGGCGCGGGCGGGTATGTGGACGTAGCGGCTCCGCTGCCCGATCTGCTGACGGTGCTGCGGGTGGCGCAGCGCGGCGGTGCGGCGTGCTGCGCGCCAACCGCGTCTCATACCAATGACGATTGA
- a CDS encoding NHL repeat-containing protein: MHRVSLHLPDLDDPPSLTHSYDRGGYRITNIEVHATGLNLPGHMAITPDLRVLVSEFGAGAIRDITQPGDYRIPTVGRYAWDLKYPGSIQPISDGRILVADAGAGAIVDVSKPGKVTSDNVLYDGISHPYSLVEFQGRLLVSFSDNSMVGMAEIRPGSRYSLDDLFVYGFPVVKTMEPYPALLGCGGSWSGVLLNDRLILAHAALGAVFDVTTGGSFDELRSSRYAWGLTLPLGMTVDPLDGNLYVTERGAGVIKRIPKTGGYARFAEPFIAGFAEPSCIRFMPNGQTAYVCDRSWNAVYRINLEHRHA, encoded by the coding sequence ATGCACCGAGTATCTTTACACCTGCCAGACCTCGACGATCCGCCATCTCTCACGCATTCCTATGATCGTGGCGGGTATCGTATTACCAACATCGAGGTTCACGCAACCGGCTTGAATTTGCCTGGCCATATGGCTATTACTCCCGACCTGCGAGTACTAGTCAGCGAGTTTGGCGCTGGTGCGATCCGTGACATCACGCAACCTGGCGACTATCGCATTCCAACGGTCGGTCGCTATGCCTGGGATCTGAAGTATCCTGGCAGTATTCAACCGATCAGTGATGGGCGCATTCTTGTTGCAGACGCGGGCGCTGGAGCAATCGTGGATGTGAGTAAGCCGGGGAAAGTGACAAGTGATAACGTCCTGTACGATGGCATTTCACATCCATATAGCCTCGTCGAATTTCAGGGTCGACTACTTGTATCTTTCTCCGACAATTCTATGGTGGGAATGGCGGAGATCAGGCCAGGCAGTCGATACTCGCTTGATGACTTGTTTGTCTATGGCTTCCCCGTAGTAAAAACGATGGAGCCCTATCCGGCACTACTTGGCTGTGGCGGGAGCTGGTCCGGCGTTCTGCTCAACGATAGACTGATTTTGGCACATGCTGCTCTCGGCGCTGTTTTCGACGTCACGACAGGCGGCAGTTTCGATGAATTGCGATCCTCACGCTATGCCTGGGGCTTAACGCTGCCGTTGGGGATGACCGTTGATCCGCTCGATGGCAATCTCTACGTCACAGAACGAGGTGCAGGAGTGATCAAACGCATCCCTAAAACGGGCGGCTATGCACGTTTCGCTGAGCCATTCATTGCAGGATTTGCAGAACCAAGCTGTATCCGCTTTATGCCCAATGGACAAACCGCATACGTATGTGATCGCTCCTGGAATGCGGTGTATCGCATCAACCTCGAACATCGTCACGCATAA
- a CDS encoding aldo/keto reductase → MSTIPTVTLNNGVEMPILGFGVFQITDPAECQRCVLDALETGYRLIDTAASYGNEAAVGAAIRRSGVPREDIFVTTKLWIQDAGYEQTRRAFERSMQRLQLEYLDLYLIHQPYGDVYGAWRAMEELYREDRIRAIGVSNFHPDRLMDLIVHNDVVPAVNQIECHPFHQQIETQAFLEEHQVQLEAWGPFAEGRNNIFQNEALRSIAEKHRKTVAQVILRWLIQRRIVALPKSVRRERIEENFNVFDFDLSPEDIAAIATLDTKTSAFFDHRDPKVVKWLGEAKRPT, encoded by the coding sequence ATGTCGACTATCCCGACAGTCACATTGAACAACGGTGTCGAGATGCCGATCCTGGGATTCGGCGTCTTTCAAATCACCGATCCCGCAGAATGCCAGCGCTGCGTACTGGACGCATTGGAGACAGGCTATCGGTTGATCGATACTGCGGCGTCGTATGGCAATGAGGCGGCTGTCGGCGCTGCCATTCGGCGCAGCGGCGTGCCGCGCGAAGACATTTTCGTGACGACCAAGCTCTGGATCCAGGACGCCGGCTACGAACAAACCAGGCGGGCGTTTGAACGCTCAATGCAGCGGCTGCAACTGGAGTACCTCGATCTGTATCTGATCCACCAGCCCTACGGCGATGTATATGGCGCCTGGCGTGCCATGGAGGAGTTGTATCGGGAAGACCGCATCCGCGCCATTGGGGTCAGCAACTTCCACCCCGACCGGCTGATGGACCTGATCGTGCATAACGACGTGGTTCCGGCGGTGAATCAGATCGAGTGTCATCCGTTCCACCAGCAGATCGAGACCCAGGCTTTCCTGGAAGAACACCAGGTGCAACTGGAGGCGTGGGGTCCCTTTGCCGAGGGACGAAACAACATCTTCCAGAACGAGGCGCTGCGCTCGATTGCGGAGAAGCATCGCAAAACCGTTGCGCAGGTCATTCTGCGCTGGCTGATCCAGCGCCGGATTGTGGCGCTTCCGAAATCGGTGCGCAGGGAACGCATCGAGGAAAACTTCAACGTGTTCGATTTCGATCTCAGCCCGGAGGACATTGCGGCCATCGCCACGCTGGACACGAAAACCAGCGCCTTCTTTGACCATCGTGACCCGAAAGTGGTGAAATGGTTGGGCGAAGCAAAACGGCCCACTTAG
- a CDS encoding phospholipid carrier-dependent glycosyltransferase gives MANVPVEPRAAAQAQRMRTHWLRIAPGALALALFLALALGRGVLGAVASPLQGALALALLASIIVQPSALARMRVTQTAAALAGILTVALLLRVWGLRFGLPYFEHPDEWAVAEEALRMLRTGDYTPFSYTYPTLYTYMQVGVAAAHFMWGAGAGLYRSPADIDPVPFYVWARALTAMLGAGAVALTFLAGRMLYGNAAGLLATALIAVMPAVTGDSHYVTTDTPAMFFTLLAFLAIARLTGVAAERTPSDDAPPATAPPILTQAFLAGVGVGLATATKWNAGSLVIALLVAIVFAARRSTRNGHADALDGDVALRRRNLQPLTVNLLTVALSGILLGFTLGVPFWLRDLPRILTDLAGIIAHYRFEGHPGAESDQPALFYWWALTREGTLLAWVCLGGVALAFLRRKPADVLVLAVVVPAVLQLTGVKVVFFRNAMPLLPFLCILAAALVVVAVEWVTERPGETGDRLTGGRASVAFMRRLAGNRTVLLLAATVLLAAEPLAQAIHDEALRARPTTRILAGEWLETRAQDGERIWLEDNTLILVPRLRAVGGEPAVHHDLAWYREQGIRFVVVHLDRETGAAALAAFGEPAARFLRAGERHGPELAIFDTGAPDAAAEPRTPSGATLGAGAIVLEGYRHPGRAQAGGVLSLALFWRAMRPPPLDYTVYVHLVDEAGAKVAQRDVPPLEGRRPTSRWMPGDRVRDDQDLFIPETVPPGTYRLLTGMYDAATMTPINDAGPIDLGVVVVER, from the coding sequence ATGGCGAATGTTCCGGTCGAACCGCGTGCTGCCGCGCAAGCGCAGCGAATGAGGACACACTGGCTACGGATCGCGCCAGGGGCGCTGGCGCTGGCGTTGTTTCTGGCGCTGGCGCTGGGGCGCGGCGTGCTCGGCGCCGTTGCGTCGCCGTTGCAGGGCGCGCTGGCGTTGGCGTTGCTGGCATCGATCATCGTGCAGCCGAGTGCGCTGGCGCGTATGCGTGTCACGCAAACCGCCGCGGCGTTGGCGGGCATCCTGACGGTCGCCTTGCTGCTGCGGGTTTGGGGCTTGCGCTTTGGGTTGCCTTACTTCGAGCACCCCGATGAGTGGGCGGTTGCTGAGGAGGCGCTGCGCATGCTGCGCACCGGTGACTATACCCCCTTTTCGTATACATACCCGACGCTCTATACCTATATGCAGGTCGGCGTGGCTGCCGCGCACTTCATGTGGGGCGCAGGCGCCGGTCTCTACCGCTCCCCTGCCGACATCGACCCGGTACCGTTCTATGTCTGGGCGCGCGCGCTGACGGCGATGCTCGGCGCGGGCGCTGTGGCGCTGACGTTCCTGGCGGGGCGGATGCTCTACGGCAACGCCGCCGGTCTGCTGGCAACCGCGTTGATCGCCGTAATGCCCGCCGTCACCGGCGATTCGCACTATGTGACAACCGATACGCCGGCGATGTTTTTTACGCTGCTGGCATTTCTTGCGATTGCCCGCCTTACCGGTGTTGCAGCAGAGCGCACTCCCTCAGATGATGCGCCTCCCGCTACTGCTCCCCCGATCCTTACGCAGGCTTTCCTGGCAGGCGTCGGCGTTGGTCTGGCGACGGCAACCAAATGGAATGCCGGCTCGCTCGTGATCGCGCTATTGGTCGCTATCGTCTTTGCGGCGCGACGTTCAACGCGCAATGGCCATGCTGATGCTCTCGACGGCGACGTTGCACTGCGACGTCGCAACCTTCAACCCTTAACCGTCAACCTTCTCACCGTTGCTCTTTCCGGTATTTTGTTGGGTTTCACCCTCGGCGTGCCGTTCTGGTTGCGCGATCTGCCGCGCATTCTGACTGACCTTGCCGGAATTATCGCGCATTATCGGTTTGAAGGGCATCCCGGCGCAGAATCGGATCAACCGGCGCTGTTCTACTGGTGGGCATTGACCCGTGAAGGGACGCTGCTGGCATGGGTGTGCCTGGGTGGTGTGGCGCTGGCGTTCCTGCGGCGTAAACCTGCCGATGTGCTCGTGCTCGCCGTCGTGGTTCCTGCGGTGCTGCAACTGACTGGCGTCAAGGTGGTGTTCTTCCGCAATGCCATGCCGCTGCTGCCGTTTCTCTGCATCCTGGCGGCGGCGCTGGTTGTCGTTGCCGTCGAATGGGTGACTGAGCGACCTGGAGAAACAGGGGATCGACTGACAGGCGGGCGGGCGTCTGTTGCGTTCATGCGACGGCTGGCGGGCAACCGCACGGTGCTGCTGCTGGCGGCAACCGTCTTGCTGGCGGCAGAACCGCTGGCGCAGGCGATCCACGATGAGGCGCTGCGCGCCCGCCCGACGACGCGCATACTGGCGGGGGAATGGCTGGAAACGCGCGCGCAGGATGGTGAGCGCATCTGGCTGGAGGATAATACGCTCATCCTTGTACCGCGTTTGCGCGCTGTTGGCGGCGAACCGGCGGTACATCACGACCTGGCCTGGTACCGCGAGCAGGGCATTCGTTTTGTAGTGGTACACCTCGACCGCGAGACAGGCGCAGCGGCGCTGGCAGCCTTCGGTGAACCGGCGGCGCGGTTTCTGCGCGCTGGCGAGCGTCATGGTCCCGAACTGGCGATTTTCGACACTGGTGCACCGGATGCTGCTGCTGAACCGCGCACGCCGTCGGGAGCGACGCTCGGCGCAGGCGCGATTGTGCTGGAGGGATACCGCCATCCGGGGCGCGCGCAGGCAGGCGGGGTGTTGTCGCTGGCGCTCTTCTGGCGCGCGATGCGCCCGCCGCCGCTGGATTATACCGTGTATGTGCACCTGGTTGATGAAGCGGGTGCGAAAGTCGCGCAGCGCGACGTGCCGCCGCTCGAAGGACGCCGCCCGACCAGTCGCTGGATGCCTGGCGATCGTGTGCGCGATGATCAGGACCTCTTTATTCCTGAAACCGTTCCGCCCGGAACATACCGCCTGTTGACAGGCATGTATGACGCTGCAACCATGACGCCGATCAACGATGCGGGACCGATCGATCTGGGGGTGGTTGTGGTTGAACGTTGA
- a CDS encoding helix-turn-helix domain-containing protein — protein sequence MFTGNWYQLHARLFGCPHLTDREAQVAALIAAGYANATIAATLGLTVRGVEAHVHRLCRKTGARTRVDLARWWLLRPWLCGTEGAVTEGA from the coding sequence ATGTTTACTGGTAATTGGTATCAGTTGCACGCGCGGCTGTTCGGGTGTCCGCACCTCACCGACCGCGAAGCGCAGGTGGCGGCGCTGATCGCCGCCGGGTACGCCAACGCGACGATTGCCGCAACCCTGGGGCTGACCGTGCGCGGCGTCGAAGCGCATGTCCATCGGCTCTGCCGCAAGACCGGAGCGCGCACGCGGGTCGATCTAGCGCGCTGGTGGCTGCTGCGCCCGTGGCTATGCGGGACGGAGGGTGCGGTGACGGAGGGAGCGTGA
- a CDS encoding dihydrofolate reductase family protein yields MRRIRYQVVCSLDGYIASPNGEADWVPNEPDIDFAALFAQFDTLLMGRKTYEALSLDDPAYGHLFADKEIIVFSRTLRFQEHSRATIVAELTLNYVDQLRRQPGRDIWLFGGGELFRALLELERVDTVELAIAPVLLDGGAPFLPSPTVRRRLNLIDQRRCEKSGIVLLNYAVES; encoded by the coding sequence ATGCGACGCATCCGCTACCAGGTGGTCTGTAGCCTGGATGGCTACATTGCCAGCCCGAACGGTGAAGCAGACTGGGTCCCCAACGAGCCGGACATCGATTTCGCAGCGCTCTTCGCCCAATTCGACACGCTGCTCATGGGTCGTAAAACATACGAAGCGCTGTCGTTGGACGATCCCGCCTACGGGCATCTCTTTGCCGATAAAGAGATCATCGTGTTTTCTCGCACCCTGCGATTCCAGGAGCATTCGCGCGCCACGATCGTCGCCGAACTGACGTTGAACTATGTGGATCAGTTGCGCAGGCAACCGGGCAGAGACATCTGGCTGTTCGGCGGGGGTGAACTGTTTCGCGCACTGCTGGAATTGGAGCGCGTGGATACGGTGGAACTGGCGATAGCGCCTGTTCTGTTGGACGGCGGCGCGCCTTTTTTACCCTCTCCCACAGTGCGACGGCGCCTGAACCTCATTGATCAACGGCGCTGCGAGAAGTCGGGGATTGTGTTGTTGAACTATGCAGTGGAGTCCTGA
- a CDS encoding LuxR family transcriptional regulator, with amino-acid sequence MDHPLTLFLFDPHALATSAVRARLTAAPDLALLAVAPDLAALPDTAEPPAHAFLVLTDWRDGAPLTLASALRARWPRPAPVIWSAQSHPLRLVAALTAGAGGYVDVAAPLPDLLTVLRVAQRGGAACCAPTASQLRARLFGCPRLTDREAQVAALIAAGYANATIAATLGLTVRGVEAHVHRLCRKTGARTRVDLARWWLLRPWLCGTEGAVTEGA; translated from the coding sequence ATGGATCACCCGTTGACGCTCTTCCTTTTCGACCCGCATGCCCTGGCGACTTCAGCGGTGCGCGCGCGGTTGACCGCCGCGCCGGATCTCGCGCTCCTGGCGGTTGCGCCCGACCTCGCCGCGCTGCCGGACACCGCCGAGCCGCCTGCCCATGCGTTTCTCGTGCTCACCGACTGGCGTGACGGCGCGCCGCTGACGCTTGCGTCCGCCCTACGCGCGCGCTGGCCGCGCCCCGCGCCGGTGATCTGGAGCGCGCAGTCGCATCCGCTGCGCCTGGTCGCGGCGCTCACCGCAGGCGCGGGCGGGTATGTGGACGTAGCGGCTCCGCTGCCCGATCTGCTGACGGTGCTGCGGGTGGCGCAGCGCGGCGGTGCGGCGTGCTGCGCGCCAACCGCGTCTCAGTTGCGCGCGCGGCTGTTCGGGTGTCCGCGCCTCACCGACCGCGAAGCGCAGGTGGCGGCGCTGATCGCCGCCGGGTACGCCAACGCGACGATTGCCGCAACCCTGGGGCTGACCGTGCGCGGCGTCGAAGCGCATGTCCATCGGCTCTGCCGCAAGACCGGAGCGCGCACGCGGGTCGATCTAGCGCGCTGGTGGCTGCTGCGCCCGTGGCTATGCGGGACGGAGGGTGCGGTGACGGAGGGAGCGTGA
- a CDS encoding nucleotidyltransferase domain-containing protein: MIGRVRRLLDSSYSDLPRVEHSALVPAIGLRRSSMRYGIMANAMNDSESSLSSPASEMKAQDVIEILRVFEHHGIEVHVDGGWAVDALLGQQTRPHADLDIAIQHKDAPLVRALLAAQGFREIPRDDSWECNVVLEDERGRQIDIHSYTFDAAGNHVYGVPYPLGFVMPVEYAIFEDKTE; the protein is encoded by the coding sequence TTGATCGGCCGCGTTCGCCGTCTGCTCGACAGTTCATATTCGGACCTTCCGCGTGTCGAGCACTCCGCTCTGGTCCCGGCAATCGGGTTGCGTCGCTCATCGATGCGGTATGGTATCATGGCAAACGCCATGAACGACTCAGAGAGTTCCCTGTCTTCGCCAGCCTCGGAAATGAAGGCGCAGGATGTCATAGAGATTCTGCGTGTCTTCGAGCACCACGGTATTGAGGTTCACGTCGATGGCGGATGGGCGGTTGATGCTCTGCTTGGACAGCAGACCCGACCGCATGCTGATCTGGATATCGCCATTCAGCACAAAGACGCGCCGCTGGTGCGTGCGCTTCTGGCAGCGCAGGGGTTCCGCGAAATTCCCCGCGACGATAGTTGGGAGTGCAACGTTGTGCTGGAAGATGAGCGCGGGCGGCAGATCGACATCCATTCGTACACATTCGACGCTGCGGGCAACCATGTCTACGGCGTGCCCTATCCGCTTGGTTTCGTTATGCCGGTGGAGTATGCCATCTTTGAGGACAAAACAGAATAG